The following coding sequences lie in one Maribacter forsetii DSM 18668 genomic window:
- a CDS encoding ABC transporter permease, whose product MFKNYLKIAWRSLKKQAFFTFLNTFGLAIGMAGALIISLYIYDELSYDKMFANADRIYRIDADIKFGGAEMKAGEAAAPMAETLKRDYPQVEASVRFRTIGSAYVKKVGGNRSAKENHIAFADSTMFDFFGIELLAGNAKTALTGTNSLVLTKSAAEKHFGDTDVIGQNLLLDNTDTYTVTGVIEDMPKNSYFNDYSVFLAMAGNVASREDNWGGNNYFTFIKLIPGAKVEDFQEPLQEMLERYMLPWSQKYFPGMTAESFAASGNYIRYHTMPLTDIHLYSDRDTEMNATSSIQNIYILSFIALFLIILASVNFMNLSTAHSLKRAKEVGVRKTLGSNKMNLVFQFLTESGLIAFVSLLAALIISMIALPFFNSFTGKSIAIPFTQPLFWLALLGATFLLGLFSGSYPAFFMSRFTAVKSLKGSSAESVGNGRVRNALVIFQFSISVFLIVSTLVVFQQLNYIQNKDLGFSKDRVLLINEIGALGSKTKAFKEQIAAMGFVESATLSDYYPTPSWRSNSSFFEEGARNQEYAIQMQEWKVDSDYLKTMEMEIVAGRDFNPQYASDSTAMIINEATLPIINVTAEEALGMRISEEIELENPTYYTIIGVVKDFHFTSLRNNIDALGIQLNSNAENMAVRMSGGNFVDNISAIESTWNTMAPGQPFDYRFMDEAFNTTYEAEQKLSQIFFIFTMLSIFIACLGLFGLAAFNAEKRTKEIGVRKVLGATVSQISYRLTVDFLKLVGVAILISLPLGWFAMNKWLEDFSYRIEIGIGIFALAAVLAIVVAIVTVSYQSIKAAIVNPVKSLRSE is encoded by the coding sequence ATGTTTAAAAACTATTTAAAAATCGCCTGGAGAAGCTTAAAAAAGCAAGCCTTTTTTACTTTTCTAAATACATTCGGACTAGCCATTGGTATGGCAGGAGCATTAATTATATCGTTATATATCTACGACGAGCTTAGTTATGATAAAATGTTTGCCAATGCAGATAGGATTTATCGTATAGATGCAGATATAAAATTTGGTGGAGCTGAAATGAAGGCAGGTGAAGCTGCTGCACCAATGGCAGAAACCTTAAAAAGGGACTATCCGCAGGTAGAAGCTTCAGTGCGTTTTAGAACCATAGGTAGTGCTTATGTAAAGAAAGTTGGGGGAAACAGAAGTGCCAAAGAAAACCATATAGCCTTCGCCGATTCTACAATGTTCGATTTTTTCGGAATAGAGTTACTCGCAGGTAATGCTAAAACGGCATTGACCGGCACCAACTCGTTAGTCTTGACCAAAAGTGCAGCAGAGAAACATTTTGGTGATACAGATGTTATTGGTCAAAATTTACTGTTGGACAATACCGATACATACACGGTAACCGGTGTCATTGAAGATATGCCCAAAAATTCCTATTTCAATGACTATAGTGTGTTTTTGGCAATGGCAGGCAACGTGGCATCTAGGGAAGATAATTGGGGCGGCAATAACTATTTTACATTTATAAAGCTAATACCGGGTGCCAAGGTTGAAGATTTTCAAGAGCCCTTGCAAGAGATGTTAGAAAGGTATATGTTACCATGGTCACAAAAGTATTTTCCGGGGATGACGGCAGAGTCTTTTGCGGCATCTGGTAATTACATTCGGTACCATACCATGCCCTTGACCGATATTCATTTGTATTCTGATAGAGATACGGAAATGAATGCAACGAGCAGTATTCAAAATATTTATATTCTTTCCTTCATAGCATTGTTCTTGATTATTTTGGCAAGCGTTAATTTTATGAATTTATCTACGGCACATTCGTTAAAGAGAGCCAAAGAAGTTGGAGTTAGAAAGACCTTAGGGTCCAATAAAATGAATCTGGTTTTTCAGTTTTTAACCGAATCAGGTTTAATAGCATTTGTGTCTTTGTTAGCGGCACTAATCATTTCAATGATAGCATTGCCTTTTTTCAATAGCTTCACAGGTAAATCAATTGCTATTCCGTTTACTCAGCCCTTATTCTGGTTGGCGTTATTGGGGGCAACCTTTTTACTTGGATTATTCTCAGGCAGTTATCCTGCATTTTTCATGTCAAGATTTACTGCTGTTAAAAGTTTAAAAGGTAGTAGTGCAGAAAGTGTAGGTAATGGTAGGGTGCGTAATGCTTTGGTCATATTTCAATTTTCAATTTCGGTATTTCTGATTGTAAGCACTTTGGTAGTATTTCAACAATTAAATTATATACAGAACAAAGATTTGGGCTTTTCCAAAGATCGGGTGCTTTTAATTAACGAAATAGGGGCGCTAGGATCTAAGACCAAAGCTTTTAAAGAGCAAATTGCTGCCATGGGTTTTGTGGAAAGCGCTACGTTGAGTGATTACTATCCAACGCCATCTTGGAGGTCAAATAGTTCGTTCTTTGAAGAAGGTGCAAGAAATCAAGAATATGCCATTCAAATGCAAGAATGGAAAGTAGATTCAGATTACTTAAAAACGATGGAAATGGAAATAGTTGCTGGGCGAGATTTTAATCCGCAATATGCATCAGATTCTACGGCTATGATCATAAATGAAGCTACGTTGCCTATTATAAATGTCACCGCAGAAGAAGCTTTGGGTATGCGCATATCTGAAGAAATAGAACTAGAAAATCCTACCTACTATACCATAATCGGTGTGGTCAAAGACTTTCATTTTACATCTTTGCGTAATAATATTGATGCTCTAGGAATACAACTTAATTCTAATGCCGAGAATATGGCGGTAAGAATGAGCGGAGGAAACTTTGTAGATAATATTTCAGCAATAGAAAGTACATGGAACACCATGGCACCCGGGCAACCTTTCGATTATCGCTTTATGGACGAAGCCTTTAATACCACTTATGAAGCGGAACAAAAACTGAGTCAGATATTTTTCATTTTTACTATGCTGTCCATTTTTATTGCTTGTTTAGGACTATTTGGATTAGCTGCCTTTAATGCCGAAAAACGAACAAAAGAAATCGGTGTTAGAAAAGTGTTGGGAGCTACTGTAAGTCAAATTTCTTACCGGCTTACGGTAGACTTCTTAAAATTGGTTGGTGTAGCTATTCTCATTTCTTTGCCCCTAGGTTGGTTCGCCATGAACAAGTGGTTAGAAGATTTCTCATACCGTATAGAAATCGGTATCGGCATTTTTGCTTTGGCAGCAGTATTGGCAATTGTAGTTGCAATTGTAACGGTAAGTTACCAAAGTATAAAGGCGGCAATTGTAAATCCGGTAAAGAGTTTACGATCGGAGTAG